A single Acidimicrobiales bacterium DNA region contains:
- a CDS encoding TlpA family protein disulfide reductase, with protein sequence MRAAYDNHRDEGFTVLSVSVRESDQVITDFISRHGLTYPFLMDRDGSASLDFEVMTTPTTFFIGPDGTIIDTKAGMVSREWLERHIRESTNT encoded by the coding sequence TTGCGGGCGGCCTACGACAACCACAGGGACGAGGGCTTCACGGTGCTCTCGGTGAGCGTCCGGGAGAGCGACCAGGTGATCACGGACTTCATCTCCCGCCACGGCCTCACCTACCCGTTCCTGATGGACCGTGACGGCAGCGCCAGCCTCGACTTCGAGGTGATGACGACCCCGACGACGTTCTTCATCGGCCCCGACGGAACGATCATCGATACGAAGGCCGGGATGGTCTCCAGGGAGTGGCTTGAACGCCACATCCGCGAATCCACCAACACGTAG